One Halorientalis litorea DNA segment encodes these proteins:
- a CDS encoding DUF4350 domain-containing protein: protein MVEDRSFDVSLTRGLAYAFALVLAVTLVYAASTSGAAFSAYNAGWDGGSELRSQADALDRDLTVARDTQAYDAVPASGTVAFVLAPSGNYTGDDVAAIRSFVGAGGTLLVADDASSPTAGNRLLAALGVSPRFENATLRDERYNYRSPAMPVAREVADRPLTDGMDELTLNYGTAVRPANASVLVSSSGYAYLDRNGNGSVDSNETLGEYPVAVSETLGDGRVVAVSDPSVFINTMLERPGNERFLRNLVAGHQRVVIDTSHAETLPPLVAGLLTLRTSPLLQVTVGGVALLLLVAWGRSPAGWVSRLRANLLEDEGVPDGTLAEASATDLAAHLRDRHPDWDEERVQRVVEAAMVERDDQS from the coding sequence ATGGTCGAGGACCGCTCGTTCGACGTTTCGCTCACTCGCGGGCTTGCCTATGCGTTCGCGCTCGTCCTCGCGGTGACGCTCGTCTACGCCGCGAGTACGTCGGGGGCCGCGTTCAGCGCGTACAACGCCGGATGGGACGGCGGGTCGGAACTCCGGTCACAGGCGGACGCACTCGACAGAGACCTGACGGTTGCCCGTGACACGCAGGCCTACGATGCGGTGCCGGCCAGCGGCACCGTCGCGTTCGTCCTCGCTCCGTCGGGGAACTACACGGGCGACGACGTGGCGGCCATCCGGTCGTTCGTCGGCGCGGGCGGAACGCTCCTCGTCGCGGACGACGCCAGTTCGCCGACCGCCGGGAACCGGTTGCTCGCGGCACTCGGCGTGAGTCCCCGCTTCGAGAACGCCACGCTCCGGGACGAGCGGTACAACTACCGGTCGCCGGCGATGCCGGTGGCTCGCGAGGTGGCGGACCGACCGCTCACCGACGGGATGGACGAACTGACGCTGAACTACGGCACCGCGGTGCGGCCAGCGAACGCGTCGGTGCTGGTGTCCTCGTCCGGCTACGCGTACCTCGACCGGAACGGGAACGGGTCGGTGGACTCCAACGAGACACTCGGGGAGTACCCCGTCGCCGTCAGCGAGACCCTCGGTGACGGCCGCGTCGTCGCCGTCTCGGACCCGAGCGTGTTCATCAACACGATGCTGGAGCGACCGGGGAACGAACGGTTCCTCCGCAATCTCGTGGCCGGCCACCAGCGTGTGGTCATCGACACCTCCCACGCCGAGACGCTCCCGCCGCTCGTCGCTGGCTTGCTGACGCTCCGCACTTCGCCGCTCCTCCAGGTGACGGTCGGCGGGGTGGCACTCCTGTTGCTGGTCGCGTGGGGGCGGAGTCCGGCCGGGTGGGTGTCGCGACTCCGGGCGAACCTGCTCGAAGACGAGGGCGTCCCCGACGGGACGCTCGCCGAAGCGAGTGCCACGGACCTCGCCGCCCACCTCCGTGACCGACACCCCGACTGGGACGAGGAACGCGTCCAGCGGGTCGTCGAGGCGGCGATGGTCGAGCGTGACGACCAGTCCTGA